The Mucilaginibacter mallensis genome has a segment encoding these proteins:
- a CDS encoding M23 family metallopeptidase, with product MVKKLLASILLFVGFLCAAYAQDIVQTKQYPTDYFRYPLDLPPATAGSFAELRPNHFHSGLDFRTNQRDGYPVHAAADGFVSRLRVQFGGFGNAVYITHPNGYTTVYGHLQSFSPEIAKLVHDYQVQSKCDIVDFNLLPLQMPVTKGQVVALSGHTGGVAGPHLHFEIRDTQTEQTINPSLFGLTIPDNKPPILGTACIYRFTGAPFNEKTNRELLPVVGANGHYRLLKPHLITINGDVGFGISAYDENNTSVNHNGVYSIELKVDGKTVFTFAAERFAFDQTHAINAYIDFPEFLNSGRFIQKCFILPGSKITLYPQSINRGVVSFTDDSLHDIEYVVKDIAGNASTLSFKVKSTGKVAPVVAYKPTGTLFHYDQANQYNTDKIKINIPAGNLYDNVDLIFTMLPRKPGAFSATYKFGDRYTSINDSYDLWIKPDSTIGRYANKAVIVNNGVCEGGVYEDGYIKCQPKSFGEFYIKLDTVPPHISPINILNGANMAGKKAIFMRMSDNLSGIKTYLGYIDGQWVLMAWDFKSKVLSYTFDDNLSHGKHTFELTVTDQKDNSSTYKADFYR from the coding sequence ATGGTAAAAAAACTTCTTGCTTCCATCCTACTGTTTGTGGGCTTTTTATGTGCTGCTTATGCGCAGGATATTGTACAAACCAAACAATACCCAACCGACTACTTCCGCTACCCGCTTGATCTGCCGCCTGCAACAGCCGGCTCATTTGCCGAGCTGAGGCCAAATCACTTCCACTCTGGCCTCGATTTCAGGACCAACCAGCGCGATGGCTACCCCGTGCACGCGGCTGCCGATGGCTTTGTATCGCGCCTGCGGGTACAGTTTGGCGGCTTTGGTAATGCCGTATATATTACACATCCTAATGGCTATACAACGGTATATGGCCATTTGCAAAGCTTTAGTCCGGAGATTGCAAAACTAGTACATGACTACCAGGTACAAAGCAAATGCGATATTGTAGATTTTAACCTGCTGCCGCTGCAAATGCCGGTAACAAAAGGTCAGGTTGTTGCCTTATCCGGGCATACAGGCGGTGTTGCAGGGCCGCACCTGCACTTCGAGATCAGGGATACGCAAACCGAGCAAACTATCAATCCCTCATTATTTGGCTTAACCATACCGGATAATAAACCACCTATCTTAGGTACTGCCTGCATTTATCGTTTTACCGGCGCTCCATTCAACGAAAAAACAAATCGCGAGCTTTTGCCCGTAGTAGGTGCAAACGGACATTACCGCCTGCTAAAACCGCATCTGATCACCATAAATGGCGATGTTGGCTTTGGCATAAGCGCTTATGATGAGAATAACACCTCAGTAAATCATAATGGTGTTTACTCTATCGAACTTAAGGTTGATGGCAAAACCGTTTTCACCTTTGCTGCAGAGCGGTTCGCATTCGACCAGACACATGCCATAAACGCTTATATCGATTTCCCTGAGTTTTTAAATTCGGGTCGCTTTATACAAAAGTGCTTTATCCTGCCTGGCAGTAAGATCACCCTGTATCCGCAATCCATCAACCGTGGTGTAGTTAGTTTTACCGATGATTCATTACATGATATTGAATATGTGGTGAAGGATATAGCAGGTAATGCATCAACATTAAGTTTTAAAGTAAAATCAACCGGCAAAGTCGCCCCTGTTGTTGCTTATAAACCAACAGGCACGCTTTTCCATTACGATCAGGCTAATCAATACAATACCGATAAGATTAAGATCAACATCCCGGCAGGAAATTTATATGATAATGTTGATCTTATTTTTACAATGTTGCCCAGAAAACCAGGCGCATTTTCAGCAACCTACAAGTTCGGCGATCGCTATACTTCTATAAACGACAGCTACGACCTGTGGATAAAACCCGACAGCACCATCGGCCGCTATGCCAACAAAGCGGTTATTGTAAACAATGGCGTATGCGAGGGTGGTGTTTATGAAGATGGCTACATTAAATGCCAGCCAAAATCATTCGGCGAGTTTTATATTAAGCTGGATACCGTACCGCCGCACATCAGCCCGATAAATATTTTGAACGGCGCTAATATGGCTGGTAAAAAGGCTATTTTTATGCGGATGAGCGATAACCTGTCGGGCATAAAAACCTATTTGGGCTATATCGACGGGCAGTGGGTTTTAATGGCTTGGGATTTTAAAAGTAAAGTACTTAGTTATACCTTTGATGATAATCTTTCGCATGGCAAACATACCTTTGAATTAACCGTTACCGATCAGAAAGACAACAGTTCAACCTATAAAGCAGATTTTTACAGATAA
- a CDS encoding fumarylacetoacetate hydrolase family protein: MKIIAIGRNYAEHAKELNNPVPTAPVIFMKPDSALLKDNKPFYHPDFSTDIHHEIELVLKISKEGKHISEKFASNYYDEIGLGIDFTARDIQNRHKEKGLPWELAKAFDGSAPISNFMPKTQFTDLYDLNLRLDINGETRQNGNTKDLLFSFESLIAFVSKYITLKKGDLIFTGTPAGVGRVNVGDRLEGYLQDQKMLDFYVK; the protein is encoded by the coding sequence ATGAAAATAATTGCAATTGGCCGCAACTATGCTGAACATGCTAAGGAATTAAATAACCCGGTGCCTACCGCCCCGGTTATCTTCATGAAACCAGATTCAGCATTACTAAAAGATAACAAACCATTCTACCATCCTGATTTTTCGACAGATATACACCACGAAATAGAGCTTGTGCTCAAGATCAGTAAGGAAGGTAAACATATCAGCGAGAAATTCGCCTCCAACTATTACGATGAAATAGGTCTTGGTATTGATTTCACCGCTCGTGATATCCAAAACCGCCATAAAGAAAAAGGCCTTCCATGGGAATTAGCCAAAGCATTTGACGGCTCTGCCCCTATCAGCAACTTTATGCCGAAAACGCAGTTTACCGATCTTTATGATCTGAATTTAAGGCTGGATATCAACGGAGAAACCCGTCAGAACGGCAATACCAAGGATCTGCTATTCTCTTTTGAAAGCCTCATCGCCTTTGTATCAAAATACATCACCCTAAAAAAAGGCGATCTGATATTTACCGGCACCCCGGCAGGCGTTGGCAGGGTAAATGTCGGCGACAGGCTCGAAGGCTATTTGCAGGATCAGAAAATGCTTGATTTTTACGTTAAATAG
- a CDS encoding energy transducer TonB translates to MRKPLLVLMLLSFVITAKAQQNNKPTDSAARQSQNTNQETVPEPPGGIGVFMKYMIKYTNHQYNSSETGKVTLSFVVEKDGSLTEPKIVHSLNTEADGIAIQVLKDHNQKWKPAMQNGQPVRALYTISVPFGKN, encoded by the coding sequence ATGAGAAAACCTTTGCTTGTTCTTATGTTGCTGTCGTTCGTAATAACGGCAAAGGCACAACAGAACAATAAACCTACCGACAGTGCAGCCAGACAATCCCAAAACACGAACCAGGAAACTGTACCTGAGCCACCGGGAGGAATTGGTGTGTTTATGAAGTATATGATAAAGTATACTAATCACCAGTATAACAGCTCCGAAACGGGTAAGGTAACTTTAAGTTTTGTTGTTGAAAAAGATGGCAGCTTAACAGAACCCAAAATAGTACACTCACTTAATACGGAGGCTGATGGTATAGCTATCCAGGTTTTAAAAGATCATAACCAAAAGTGGAAACCGGCAATGCAAAACGGCCAGCCTGTAAGGGCGCTATATACAATTTCGGTACCATTTGGAAAAAATTAG
- a CDS encoding T9SS type A sorting domain-containing protein has protein sequence MNFGFAYGGSFRKDTIYMHMKKAKSKNSYLKNGLPFSLPPLKPGLTSYVKINIPKADDKLLTDVEIFPNPVTDNQLNLKYSLSRNSNVTIKIMDILGNDILTVLQQRVDLGEQKVSYSISNKLTRGFYFVRIVAGPESVIKRISVL, from the coding sequence ATGAACTTCGGTTTTGCCTATGGTGGTAGTTTCAGAAAAGACACCATTTATATGCACATGAAAAAGGCCAAGTCAAAAAACTCATACCTTAAAAACGGGTTGCCATTTTCACTGCCACCTTTAAAACCCGGCCTTACCTCCTATGTTAAAATTAACATCCCCAAGGCCGATGATAAATTACTGACAGATGTGGAAATATTCCCAAACCCGGTAACCGACAATCAGCTTAATTTAAAATACTCACTATCACGCAATTCCAATGTCACCATTAAAATAATGGATATTTTGGGTAATGATATCTTAACCGTTTTACAGCAAAGGGTCGACCTTGGCGAACAAAAGGTTTCCTACTCCATCAGCAACAAGCTAACCCGCGGTTTTTATTTTGTACGCATAGTTGCCGGCCCTGAATCGGTGATCAAAAGAATCAGCGTACTGTAG
- a CDS encoding KUP/HAK/KT family potassium transporter, with protein MSSHKDLQKLTVPGLLISLGIIYGDIGTSPLYVFKAIVGSRYPISELVVLGGVSLIIWTLTLQTTLKYVVITLQADNKGEGGIFSLFSLVRRKAKWLILPAVIGGCALLADGIITPPISIASAIEGLKPLYPNIPTVSIVIAIIGALFFIQQFGTSLVGKAFGPIMFIWFTMMGVLGVSFIVQMPSIIKALNPYYGIKLLITDPHAFIILGAVFLCTTGAEALYSDLGHCGRSNIRVSWIYVKTCLILNYLGQAVWLLQHEGKVMDMDKLNPFYALMPGWFLIFGIGIATVAAIIASQALISGSFTLIAEAVRLNLWPKVRINYPSEQKGQLYVPSVNWLLCAGCIGVVLLFRNSDSMTAAYGLSITVAMLMTTILVSKFLKKKKVPDYIIYIFLAVYLTIETTFLASNLVKFIHGGWFTLTIGTFLFSVMWTWHTARKIRNRYVKFIEIDDYFSILKELSDDESVPKYASQLVYLTSANFDSEIESKIIYSILQKQPKRADVYWLVHVDVVDEPYKREYEVDFLVPNKVIRIDFKLGFRIEQQINLLFRKVVEELVKNGEVDITSKYTSLNKHKIVGDFRFVVIEKVLSRSHNLSFYESFVMGYYLYLKKVSLSEERGFGLDLSFVTVEKVPLMLAAPETVELSRTK; from the coding sequence GTGTCGAGTCATAAAGATCTGCAAAAGCTAACAGTTCCGGGGCTGCTGATAAGCCTGGGAATCATCTACGGCGATATAGGTACTTCGCCTTTATACGTATTTAAAGCAATTGTTGGCAGTAGATACCCGATTTCTGAACTGGTTGTTTTAGGCGGTGTATCACTCATTATCTGGACACTTACACTACAAACCACACTAAAATATGTAGTTATAACCCTCCAGGCCGATAATAAGGGCGAGGGTGGAATCTTCTCACTTTTCTCATTGGTTCGCCGTAAGGCAAAATGGCTCATATTACCCGCTGTTATAGGTGGCTGTGCATTGTTGGCCGATGGTATTATTACACCGCCAATTTCCATAGCATCAGCTATTGAAGGGCTAAAACCTCTTTATCCTAATATACCTACCGTAAGTATAGTAATAGCTATTATAGGAGCGCTCTTCTTTATTCAGCAGTTTGGTACATCGCTGGTTGGTAAAGCTTTTGGGCCCATTATGTTCATATGGTTTACCATGATGGGGGTATTAGGAGTTTCATTCATAGTGCAAATGCCATCAATAATTAAGGCTTTAAACCCTTATTATGGTATTAAGTTATTAATTACAGACCCGCACGCCTTCATTATTTTAGGAGCTGTTTTCCTGTGTACAACAGGGGCGGAGGCATTATATTCCGATCTTGGCCACTGCGGGCGAAGTAACATACGCGTAAGTTGGATCTATGTTAAAACTTGTTTGATACTAAATTATCTTGGGCAGGCGGTATGGTTGCTACAACACGAAGGCAAAGTAATGGATATGGATAAGCTGAATCCGTTTTATGCGCTAATGCCAGGCTGGTTCCTGATATTTGGTATTGGCATAGCTACTGTGGCGGCTATTATTGCCAGCCAGGCATTAATATCAGGTTCGTTTACGCTGATAGCTGAAGCTGTTCGTTTAAACTTATGGCCCAAAGTGCGTATCAATTATCCATCCGAACAAAAAGGGCAGTTATACGTGCCAAGTGTGAACTGGTTATTATGCGCGGGGTGTATAGGTGTGGTGTTATTATTCCGCAACTCCGATAGCATGACCGCCGCTTACGGCTTAAGTATTACCGTAGCCATGCTCATGACCACTATACTGGTATCCAAGTTCCTTAAAAAGAAGAAAGTGCCGGATTATATTATTTACATCTTTCTGGCGGTTTACCTCACTATTGAAACTACTTTCCTGGCCAGTAACCTGGTTAAGTTTATACATGGTGGCTGGTTTACGCTTACTATAGGCACCTTCCTGTTCTCGGTAATGTGGACATGGCATACCGCGCGTAAGATCAGGAACAGGTATGTTAAATTTATTGAGATTGACGATTATTTCAGCATCCTGAAAGAGTTGAGCGATGATGAGAGCGTTCCCAAATATGCCTCGCAGCTGGTTTATCTTACCAGTGCTAATTTTGATTCGGAGATCGAATCAAAGATCATTTACTCCATACTGCAAAAGCAGCCTAAACGTGCCGATGTTTACTGGCTGGTACACGTTGATGTGGTTGATGAACCTTATAAACGGGAGTATGAAGTTGACTTTTTAGTGCCTAATAAAGTGATCAGGATCGACTTTAAACTCGGGTTCCGGATTGAGCAGCAAATAAACCTGTTGTTCAGGAAAGTGGTTGAAGAATTGGTAAAAAATGGTGAAGTTGATATCACCAGTAAATACACTTCGCTCAACAAACATAAAATTGTAGGTGATTTTAGGTTTGTGGTGATTGAGAAAGTACTTTCACGCTCGCATAACCTGTCGTTTTATGAAAGCTTTGTTATGGGCTATTACCTGTACCTGAAAAAAGTAAGCTTATCAGAAGAGCGCGGTTTTGGCCTCGACCTGAGTTTTGTTACTGTTGAAAAAGTACCACTAATGCTGGCAGCGCCTGAAACTGTTGAACTCTCACGTACTAAATAA
- a CDS encoding phosphatase PAP2 family protein has protein sequence MRKIVFVLFCFISFEANAQVTADTTKKVNRLDTVKKDLFTAPDTVKRLHSNPLSFIPPAIAIAYGASSFFITPVRHIDYYLKGEIAKTNPNFSTKAETYFLFTPIVMVYGLNLIGVQGKNTFIDRTALLGLSGLIAGGTEEITKHVSHRLRPNGQDYLSFPSGHTTAAFVGAEFLAQEYSEKSPIYTVIGYTAAVTTGIFRMYNRDHWFSDVVAGAGLGVISTKAAYFVYPYLRNALTHKGKHGKSAMIMPTYQDGTVGLSFAAGL, from the coding sequence TTGAGAAAAATAGTATTTGTTTTATTTTGCTTTATTTCATTTGAAGCTAATGCCCAGGTTACGGCAGATACCACAAAGAAGGTTAACCGTTTAGATACCGTAAAAAAAGATCTTTTTACGGCACCTGATACGGTAAAGCGCCTGCATAGTAATCCTTTATCATTTATACCACCTGCTATTGCTATAGCTTATGGCGCGTCGTCATTTTTTATTACCCCGGTACGTCATATTGATTATTATTTAAAAGGCGAAATAGCTAAAACCAACCCCAACTTTAGTACCAAGGCTGAAACTTATTTCCTGTTTACACCAATTGTGATGGTGTATGGGTTAAATTTAATTGGTGTTCAAGGTAAAAATACTTTTATTGACCGTACCGCTTTACTTGGCCTGTCGGGCCTTATAGCAGGCGGAACAGAGGAAATAACCAAGCATGTAAGCCACCGTTTACGGCCAAACGGGCAGGATTACCTGTCGTTCCCTTCGGGCCATACAACCGCCGCGTTTGTTGGCGCCGAGTTTTTAGCGCAGGAATATTCAGAAAAATCGCCAATATACACGGTAATTGGTTATACAGCAGCCGTAACCACCGGTATATTCAGGATGTATAACCGCGACCACTGGTTTAGTGATGTTGTTGCCGGGGCGGGCTTGGGTGTAATATCAACCAAGGCAGCCTATTTTGTATACCCATACCTGCGTAATGCATTAACCCACAAAGGCAAGCACGGTAAAAGTGCCATGATCATGCCTACCTACCAGGATGGAACGGTGGGGTTGTCGTTTGCTGCGGGGTTGTAA
- a CDS encoding SemiSWEET transporter, with the protein MNLTAIIGYLAAFGTTASFLPQAVKTIQTKDTSGISLPMYILFTLGTLLWLIYGIMEPSLPVAVANAITLIFAATILVYKIKYK; encoded by the coding sequence ATGAACTTAACAGCGATAATAGGTTACCTGGCAGCCTTTGGCACAACAGCTTCGTTTTTGCCGCAGGCGGTTAAAACCATACAAACCAAGGATACATCGGGCATATCATTACCCATGTACATCCTGTTTACTCTAGGTACCCTGTTATGGCTCATTTACGGGATAATGGAACCCAGTCTGCCTGTAGCTGTGGCAAATGCTATTACGCTGATATTTGCGGCTACTATTTTGGTTTATAAGATAAAGTATAAGTAA
- a CDS encoding amino acid permease — translation MSKSIFRTKSVDKILADVASGYSDGEHSGNHLTKALNVKDLTLMGIAAVVGAGIFSTIGEASFHGGPGVTILFVITAITCGFSALCYAEFASRIPVAGSAYTYAYASFGELIAWIIGWDLLMEYAIGNIAVAISWSTYFVNLLIGFGINVPAWLTMDYFSAFKAHEQVQQLTASHKLADITDALKEGAAAWNNAPGIGDFKLIANIPALLIVVIITYLVYVGIKETKRATNGMVILKIAIVIGVIVVGFFYVTPANWHPFMPNGFGGVMKGVSGVFFAYIGFDAISTTAEECQNPQRDLPRGMIYSLIICTVLYILIALVLTGMVSYKDLAVGDPLAFVFTKVGLTKISGIISFSAVIATASVLLIFQLGQPRIWMSMSRDGLLPKVFSRIHPKFHTPSFATIVTGFVVAIPALFLNLTVVTDLTSIGTLFAFVLVCGGVLLLPREAATKGRFHLPYINAKYIAPVVFIAGAIIFWQPMIDLFTGANAHENFPFFLFIILSAALTIASFVKNLSLIPVLGLLSCFYLMTQLGYDNWIRFIGWLVIGLVIYVSYGYTHSKLGNKASATHQTSVWIAFVGALLAIAGVFIFVHTNDTLVEVLDVIVAGCVGFLAVYLVSAAFFNASERKKPI, via the coding sequence ATGTCTAAAAGTATATTTCGTACAAAATCTGTTGATAAAATATTAGCCGATGTAGCAAGCGGTTACAGTGATGGTGAACATTCCGGCAATCATCTTACCAAAGCATTAAACGTAAAAGACCTAACCCTGATGGGCATTGCCGCCGTAGTTGGCGCGGGTATATTTTCAACTATTGGCGAAGCATCTTTTCATGGCGGCCCCGGTGTAACCATACTGTTTGTTATCACCGCTATTACCTGCGGTTTCTCGGCCCTTTGTTATGCCGAATTTGCTTCACGCATACCGGTTGCGGGCAGCGCCTACACTTATGCCTACGCCTCTTTTGGCGAGCTGATCGCCTGGATCATCGGCTGGGACTTACTGATGGAATATGCCATAGGCAACATAGCCGTAGCCATATCATGGAGCACCTATTTTGTGAACTTGCTAATAGGCTTCGGCATCAATGTGCCTGCCTGGCTCACCATGGACTATTTTTCGGCATTTAAGGCGCATGAGCAGGTGCAGCAGCTAACTGCCAGCCACAAGCTTGCCGATATTACCGATGCGCTTAAAGAAGGCGCAGCAGCATGGAATAATGCACCCGGCATTGGTGATTTTAAGCTAATAGCCAATATACCCGCTTTATTAATCGTAGTTATTATCACATACCTGGTTTATGTAGGTATAAAAGAAACCAAACGCGCAACCAACGGCATGGTTATTTTAAAAATAGCCATTGTGATAGGTGTTATAGTCGTGGGCTTCTTCTACGTTACACCAGCCAACTGGCACCCTTTTATGCCTAACGGCTTTGGCGGGGTGATGAAAGGCGTATCGGGTGTGTTTTTTGCTTATATAGGTTTCGATGCGATATCAACCACGGCCGAGGAATGCCAAAACCCGCAGCGCGACCTACCCCGCGGGATGATCTATTCACTTATTATTTGTACTGTACTTTATATACTTATAGCCCTGGTGCTTACCGGCATGGTAAGCTATAAAGACCTTGCCGTTGGCGATCCTTTAGCGTTTGTATTTACTAAAGTAGGTTTAACTAAAATAAGCGGCATTATATCCTTTAGCGCTGTTATTGCTACCGCGAGTGTATTACTCATATTTCAGTTAGGGCAGCCACGTATATGGATGAGCATGAGTCGCGATGGTTTATTGCCTAAAGTATTTTCACGTATACACCCTAAGTTCCATACGCCGTCGTTTGCTACGATTGTAACCGGCTTTGTGGTGGCCATACCTGCACTATTCTTAAACCTTACCGTGGTAACAGACCTAACCAGTATAGGTACCTTATTTGCCTTTGTACTGGTTTGCGGCGGAGTATTACTACTGCCCCGCGAGGCTGCTACAAAAGGCCGGTTTCATTTGCCTTACATCAATGCCAAGTATATAGCGCCGGTGGTATTCATTGCCGGGGCCATTATCTTCTGGCAACCGATGATAGACCTGTTCACCGGTGCAAACGCGCACGAGAATTTCCCCTTCTTTTTGTTCATCATTTTATCGGCGGCGCTAACCATTGCATCGTTTGTTAAAAACCTTTCTTTAATCCCTGTATTAGGTCTGCTGAGCTGTTTTTACTTAATGACCCAATTAGGTTACGATAACTGGATCCGTTTTATAGGCTGGCTGGTTATTGGCCTGGTTATTTATGTTAGCTATGGCTATACCCACAGCAAGCTGGGCAACAAAGCATCTGCCACGCATCAAACTTCGGTATGGATAGCCTTTGTAGGCGCTTTGTTAGCAATAGCAGGGGTATTTATATTCGTGCATACTAATGATACGTTGGTAGAGGTCCTTGACGTAATTGTAGCTGGCTGTGTAGGCTTTTTAGCTGTATACCTGGTATCAGCAGCATTCTTTAACGCATCCGAACGCAAAAAACCCATATAA
- a CDS encoding phosphatase PAP2 family protein translates to MNISIKDVLYKIRFFFIPFLIVLCACLAIKLTFSREEIYFAVNSHNYPWADAIAPYLTDLGNFWTVVVLTLILSLFNYSKAFLLVLINALTALTAQVIKHIFDAPRPTLYFQDQLSRIHLVAGVDMLKLHSFPSGHTVSAFTTALLFTYWCKNKIYGLPLLLIAMLVGYSRMYLSEHFFEDVTAGSAIGVITTVFLIVWLDNKKFIHSEKWNRGLLNLKKA, encoded by the coding sequence ATGAATATAAGCATAAAAGATGTATTGTATAAAATAAGGTTCTTCTTTATACCCTTTTTGATTGTTTTATGCGCGTGTTTGGCTATAAAATTAACTTTTAGTCGCGAGGAGATCTACTTCGCGGTTAACAGTCATAATTACCCCTGGGCCGATGCCATTGCGCCATACCTTACAGATTTAGGTAACTTTTGGACGGTTGTAGTTTTAACGCTGATATTATCGCTGTTTAATTATTCGAAAGCTTTTTTATTGGTGCTGATTAACGCTTTAACCGCGCTTACTGCACAGGTTATTAAACATATTTTTGATGCACCACGGCCTACATTATATTTTCAGGATCAGCTGAGCCGTATCCACTTAGTTGCAGGTGTTGATATGCTGAAACTGCATAGTTTCCCATCAGGGCATACAGTTAGCGCATTCACCACTGCGCTATTGTTTACTTACTGGTGTAAAAATAAAATATATGGATTGCCACTGTTACTAATAGCCATGCTGGTTGGTTACTCCAGGATGTACCTGAGCGAGCATTTTTTTGAGGATGTTACTGCGGGATCAGCTATTGGTGTAATAACAACCGTGTTTTTGATTGTTTGGCTGGATAACAAAAAGTTCATCCATTCCGAAAAATGGAACAGGGGACTGTTGAATTTAAAGAAGGCGTAA
- a CDS encoding M3 family oligoendopeptidase, giving the protein MIHKKTRKYIPADLEMKWEALEPLFKDLCDRPINSAHELELWLQNRSELEAAIEEDFAWRYIRMTCDTNNEELLQKFQYFATEIEPKIAPYSNELNKKLVASEWVDKLDAEKFFIYFRGVKKSLELFREENIPIQTEIQVEQQKYQGISGAMSVHIDDKEFTLEQASVFLKGTDRAKRQEVWEKITARRLQDKETLDKLFDHLRKLRHKVALNAGFENFRDYMFQALGRFDYTPQDCYAFHEAIEKEIVPILREQAEKRKNALDLSALRPWDMDVDVSGKSALKPFNGGAELIEKSIQCFTNINSYLGERLEIMKDNGLFDVESRKGKAPGGYNYPLSETGAPFIFMNSANTFRDLTTMVHEGGHAVHTFLTADLELNDFKHCPSEVAELASMSMELISMDNWNVYFDNEEDLKRAKRDQLFDVLKTLPWVAVVDQFQHWIYTNPTHTDAERRAAWIQIYEPFGAGFAVWSDIKEAEANLWQKQLHIFEVPFYYIEYGMAQLGAIAVWKNYKEDPEKGLQQYLDALKLGYTKTIKEIYETAGIKFDFSAGYVKELAEFVKGEMDKL; this is encoded by the coding sequence ATGATCCATAAAAAAACAAGAAAATATATACCGGCCGACCTTGAAATGAAATGGGAAGCCCTTGAACCACTTTTTAAAGACCTTTGCGACCGTCCCATCAATTCGGCGCATGAACTGGAACTGTGGCTGCAAAATCGCAGCGAGCTGGAAGCTGCCATTGAAGAAGATTTCGCATGGCGCTATATCCGCATGACCTGCGATACCAATAACGAAGAACTGCTGCAAAAATTCCAGTATTTCGCTACTGAGATAGAGCCAAAAATTGCACCTTATAGTAACGAGCTAAACAAAAAACTGGTAGCCAGCGAATGGGTAGACAAACTGGATGCGGAAAAATTCTTCATTTATTTCCGTGGGGTAAAAAAGTCACTGGAATTATTCCGCGAGGAAAACATCCCTATCCAAACCGAGATACAGGTTGAGCAGCAAAAGTACCAGGGCATCAGCGGTGCCATGTCGGTACATATTGATGATAAGGAATTTACTTTGGAGCAAGCTTCCGTATTTTTAAAAGGCACCGACCGCGCTAAAAGACAGGAAGTATGGGAAAAAATAACTGCCCGCCGCCTGCAGGATAAAGAAACTTTGGATAAGCTTTTTGATCATCTGCGTAAGCTAAGGCACAAAGTGGCGCTGAATGCAGGTTTCGAAAACTTCAGGGACTATATGTTCCAGGCATTGGGCCGTTTTGATTATACACCGCAGGATTGCTATGCTTTCCACGAGGCGATAGAGAAAGAGATCGTGCCTATACTGCGTGAGCAAGCCGAAAAGCGCAAAAATGCTTTGGATTTGTCAGCACTTCGCCCATGGGATATGGATGTTGATGTATCGGGTAAGTCGGCTTTAAAACCGTTTAACGGCGGTGCTGAACTGATAGAAAAATCAATCCAGTGCTTCACCAATATCAACAGCTATTTGGGCGAGCGTTTGGAGATCATGAAAGATAACGGCTTGTTTGATGTAGAGAGCCGCAAAGGTAAGGCACCGGGTGGTTATAACTACCCGCTGTCAGAAACCGGCGCGCCGTTCATCTTCATGAACTCGGCCAATACCTTCCGCGATCTGACCACTATGGTACACGAAGGTGGCCATGCGGTGCATACCTTCCTTACTGCCGACCTAGAATTGAACGACTTTAAACATTGCCCATCAGAAGTTGCCGAACTGGCATCAATGAGTATGGAGCTGATATCAATGGATAACTGGAATGTCTATTTTGATAATGAGGAAGACCTGAAACGCGCCAAACGCGATCAGCTTTTTGATGTATTGAAAACATTGCCATGGGTAGCCGTTGTGGACCAGTTTCAACACTGGATCTACACCAATCCAACCCATACCGATGCTGAGCGCCGTGCCGCCTGGATACAGATCTATGAGCCGTTTGGCGCAGGCTTCGCCGTTTGGAGCGATATAAAAGAAGCCGAAGCCAACCTGTGGCAAAAGCAACTGCATATTTTCGAGGTGCCGTTTTATTACATAGAATACGGTATGGCTCAATTAGGTGCTATAGCTGTATGGAAAAACTATAAGGAAGACCCTGAAAAAGGCTTACAACAATATTTAGATGCGCTGAAATTAGGCTACACCAAAACCATTAAAGAAATTTACGAAACAGCTGGCATTAAGTTCGATTTCAGCGCCGGTTATGTGAAGGAACTCGCTGAGTTTGTGAAGGGAGAGATGGATAAATTGTAG